DNA sequence from the Bradyrhizobium diazoefficiens genome:
CATTCGATCTCATAGACAGCGGCGTCACCGCGGCGGCGGTGTAGCCGCTACCGGCCGCGCTCGGCCATGGCGCTTTTGAGGGCACCTTCGATGGCGCGCACGACAAGCAGGGCCGAGCGTTCGTCGAGATGAACGCCGTCGGCCCAGCGCAGCTCGCTCACCGGCGGATGGATCGGCAGCCAACGCCCGCGATCCGAGAAGGCCGCGTGGACGATCGCCTTGCTCGTCCTGACCATGCGCGAGTCCTCGATCTCCGCCGCGAAGGGAATCTCGAGCAGGAAGGCGCGTGATCCCCGCCGCTCGATGTCGTCGATCAGCTCCCGGATGCGCACCACATTCACCCGTGTCGCAGCGGTGGGGTCCTCGTCGTTCATCTGCTCCACGGCACGGTCGAGATAGACCTTGTTGTCGAATGTGCTCGGCGGCGCGCTAAGCAGACGATCCCGCTCGGCGCGCGCTTCTGCAGGGTTCGGCGGCGTGTGATTCCATGTTTCATAGGCCGCAACGGCCGTTCGCACCGGGCGCAGGAGTAACGCCTCATCGCGCGCGCCACTCGAAAATTTCGTGATCAGCGCGTCGTCGGGCAGCCGCGTGAGAACATTGGTCTCGATCAGCACGACCTTCGGCAAGCTCTTCTGCTTCGCGACGATGTCGAGGCTCGTCGTCGGCGAGCCGCCGGCCAGCGCGAGATTGCGGACGCCGGGACGCGAGAAATATTCCTCTTTGAGCCGCCAGGCGACCGAGCTGCCGACCAGCACGAGGTCGGGCACAGGCTCCCTGACATAGCGGTTGAGAGTGATGAGAGTGCCGTCGCGGGTCGTCACGGTCGGCTGCTGCAGTGCGGAGCCGAATCGCGCGGTGGCAAGGCCGCAGGCCAGCAGCAGTGCCGCTGCGCCGCTCGCGCATTTGATCAGCCATGGAAGTCCCAAAACCTGGTGCATGGTCAGAACTGAAAATAGATGAAGGCGGCGTCCGGGCCGGCCTCGAGCCAGGTCATCGCCGCCAGCGCACCATAGAGATACGGCTCACAGCGCCGCAATCTGCCGCCTGTGAGCGCGCCGATACCGAGGTGCTGGATGAGGACCGGCAGTGCGTAGAGCAGGGCCATGGAGCGATACAGTTTTGTCGGGTTTGGATTGTCCGTCGGCGAGAACATGCCCGAGAGGTAGCCGAGCGCGTGATCGAAGTTCGGCAGCTTGAAGAAGATCCACAGCATCGTCACGCAGAGAAATACCACGCCCATGCGCGCGACCCGCACCACAGGGCCGGCGTCGCCGAGCAGCTTGAGAAACGGCCGCTCAATGACGAGCAGCAGGCCGTGCAGCATGCCCCACAACGCGTAGCTCAGGCTTGCGCCGTGCCAGAGCCCGCCGAGCGTCATCACGATCATCAAATTGAGGCAGGTTCGGGCCGGCCCGTTTCGATTTCCCCCGAGCGGGATGTAGAGATAGGTCCTGAGCCAGGTGGACAATGATATATGCCAGCGTGTCCAGAATTCGGAGAATGAAACCGAGATGTAGGGCAGGTTGAAGTTGACCGGCAGGCGATAACCGAACAGCAGGGCGAGGCCGAGCGCAATCGCCGAATAGCCGAAGAAATCCGCATAGATCTGGTAGCTGTACAGGAATACGAGCAGCCAGCGGTCCGGTGTGGCCACGGTCTCGTAGAGCGGATAGTCCATGTAGGACGTCATCTCGTTCAGATTATTCGCGACGTAGAGCTTGAAGAAGAAGCCCATGAGGATCCACTTGGCGGCCGCCACGACATCGACCTCGGTGAGCCGCTTGGGCACGATCTGCGGCATGAACTGGCCGGCACGCGTGATCGGACCCGAGACGAGCTGCGGAAAGAAGATGATGTAGAGGAACACATCTCTCAGCGGCGGCGGCCGCTTCTCGCGCGTCAGGTCGACCAGCAGGCTGATATTGTGGAATACGAAGAACGAGATGCCGACCGGCAGTGGCAGCCGCAGCAGCACATCCAGCGGCGTGACGCCGGTCGGGTGAACCGCGGCCGGATCGATGAACAGCAGCTTGTATTTGAAGAACGCCAGCAGGCCGAGATTGAAGACGATGCCGGCCGGCATCCACACCGCGCGGTTGTCGAAGGCGAGCACCAGGCAGAGATAGGTCCCGAGCACGGCGACCAGCAGCAGCGGCAGCAGCTCCGGCTGGCCGGACCCATAGAACACCAGGCTTGCGAGCACGAGCAGCTGGACCTGGAAGCGGCGCAACGGCGGCAAATAATAGGCGCCAAACACCACCGCGACGAAGATGCCGAACTGAAGAGAAGTGAAAGTCATGCCGCCCCGAATTGCCCGGACCGGCATGTAGCATTTCTGCAAGTGCGCTCCTAGAGGTGCATCAAGGCTCCTCACATCGTCCTGGTGAAGAGATATTGACCTCGCCCCGCCAATCCCGTTTGTTTGGCGCGACCCAATGACCCCTCACTGGGAAACGCCAAGGTAAGCCGCCATGTCTTTCGTCCTCGCCATCGACCAAGGCACCACCTCCTCGCGCGCCATTGTGTTTCGCGGCGATATTTCCATCGCGGCGAAGGCGCAAGCTGAGTTTCCGCAGCATTTTCCGGCCTCGGGCTGGGTCGAGCACGAGCCGGAGGACATCTGGACCTCGACAATGATGGTCTGCCGCGAGGCGATCGAGCAGGCCGGCATTACCGCCAAGGACATTGCCGCGATCGGCATCACCAATCAGCGCGAGACCACCGTGGTGTGGGACCGCGCCACCGGCCAGGCCGTGCACCGTGCCATCGTCTGGCAGGATCGCCGCACCGCCGACATCTGCGCCAAGCTGAAGCACGAAGGCCGCGAGCCCTTGATCTCGCAGAAGACCGGCCTGATCATCGATCCCTATTTCTCCGGCACCAAGGTTGCCTGGATCCTCGACCACGTCCCCGGCGCACGGGCGCGCGCCGCGCGGGGGGAATTGATGTTCGGCACCGTCGATTGCTATCTGCTTTGGCGCCTCACCGGCGGCAAGGTCCATGCCACCGACGCGACCAACGCCTCGCGCACGCTGCTGTTCAACATCCATACCGGCCAGTGGGACGACGAGCTCTTGGAGATCATCGGCGTGCCGCGCTCGATGCTCCCGGAGGTGAAGGATTCCTCCGCCCGCTTCGGTGAAAGCACGCCGGACCTGTTCGGCGGCGCGATTGCGATCTCCGGCATCGCCGGCGACCAGCAGGCCGCGACCATCGGCCAGGCCTGCTTCCGGCCGGGCATGATGAAGTCGACTTACGGCACCGGCTGCTTTGCGCTGCTCAACACCGGCACCACGCCTGTCGTCTCCAAGAACAAGCTGCTCACCACCATCGCCTATCAGCTCGAGGGAAAACGCACCTACGCGCTCGAAGGCTCGATCTTCGTCGCGGGCTCCGCGGTGCAATGGCTGCGCGATGGCCTCGGCATCATCAAGCACGCCGCCGAAACCGGCCCGCTCGCCGATCAGTCAGACTCCATGCAGAGCGTCTATCTCGTCCCCGCTTTCGTCGGCATGGGCGCGCCCTACTGGAATCCGCGCGTTCGCGGCGCGCTGTTCGGCCTCACCCGTAACACTGGCCCTGCCGAGCTTGCGCATGCCGCGCTGGAGAGCGTGTGTTACCAGACCTTCGACCTTTGGGCCGCGATGCGCGCGGACTGGCCGAGCTCGGAGATCGCCAACGTCGTGCTCCGCGTCGACGGTGGCATGACAGCGTCGGACTGGACCATGCAGCGTCTCGCCGATCTGCTCGACGCGCCGGTCGATCGCCCCGTGATCCAGGAGACCACCGCGTTAGGGGCGGCCTATCTCGCCGGCCTCAACGCCGGCGTCTATCCCGAGCCGACGAAATTCGCCGACAATTGGCGGCTGGAGCACCGCTTCAAGCCGGCGATGAGCCAGGCAACGCGGCAGCGAAAGCTCGCGGGATGGGCGCGCGCGGTGAAAGGCGTGCTGGCGAGTGATGAGGGGGAGGTGTAGGTATTCAGCATTGCCGATGAATTCGTCGGCCCCACCACGCCAACGAGAATAAGACCAGAACCATGTTCCTGATCGGCCAATACGATTCCCCCTTCGTCCGTCGCGTCGCGATTGCGCTGCGGCTTTACGGGCTCGCTTTCGAGCACAAGCCGTGGTCGACGTTCGGCGATGCCGACAGGATCGCGCGGTACAATCCCTTGCGCCGCGTGCCGACGCTGGTGCTCGACGACGGCGAGGCGCTGATCGAGAGCACGGTCATCCTCGATTATCTCGATGAGCTCGTCGGGCCTGAGAAGGCGATGCTGCCGCGCGGCGGCGTTGATCGTCGCCGGCATTTGCGCATCTGCGCGCTCGCGACCGGCCTTGGCGACAAGGCGGTCAGCCTGCTCTACGAACGTGTGCTGCGGAAGGAGCAGCTCGCGCTGTGGGTCGAGCGCTGCGAGGCGCAGATCGCGGACGTGCTGAAGGTGCTGGAGGCCGAGCGCGCCAAGGTGACGACGCCGTACTGGCTGGGTGATCGCATCGGCCACGCTGACGTTGCGGTGGCTTGCGTCGTCCGCTTCACCCGTGAGGCGCACCCGCGGTTGTTCGATGCGGCACGCTATCCGGCGCTGACAGCACATGCTGATCGCTGCGAGGCTCGCGCGCCGTTCAAGGAGATCGTGCAGCCGCTGGCGCCGCCGAAGGGGTGAGCCCATGATGTCATTTCCGGGATGCGCGCCCTCGCCCGGAAAGACATCAAACGTCGCTACGCGAACCCGACCTTGATCAGCAATGTCAGGAAAAGGCCTCCGACGATCGCGCAGGCCGCGGCACCGATCAGCGGCCCCAGCGCGCCTTCGCGGCTTGCAGGCTCCAGCACCGCATGTCCCGGCCGTTCCGGATCATAATAGACTGTGACGTTCTGGCCGGGACGATACTTCGCCGCGGCCTCCTCGGCGACCTCGCGCAGCCCGGACATCATGGTGCCGCCCCAATTGACTTCGGTGCCGATGAAGTCGCGCTTGCCGACCTCGTAGGCGTAGCGAAGGTCGACCTGATAGCGGTGTTGGAACTTGCTGGTCCGCGACTTGTCATCGTCGCTGCCCTTGTCCTCGACGATCTCCTCGATCACGTCGGAATGGGTGATCCTGCCCGCCGCCGTCGGCCAGCGCAGGCTGGCGCTCGCAAGCCGCCGCGTCCGCACATACTCTGCGACGCAGAACACGCCCCCCACGAGCACGATGATCGGCAGCGCGAACGCGAACAGCGGAACGCCATTGGCGGCGTAAAGCACGTGCCCCGCGAGCGAATGCGCGGTCAGGGTGGCGGCAATCAAACCGAACACGATCGTGAATGCGGCGAGCGCCGCGGCGTTCTGCGCTGCGGCGGGCTCCAGCAGCGCCTCGGCCGAGCACTTTGGATCGACATAGACGTCGACATGGGCGCCGACCGGGTATCGTCCCGCCAGCTTGGCGGCGAGCACCTTTGTCATCATGGCGATGCCGCCGACGAAGACCTTGTCGCTTTCAAGCTCCTCGCCGCCGGCACGATAGCGATAGCGGATGATAGGTTTGGCATCGTTCTGATCGTCCGAAACGTGCGTCGCCGGTTGGTCGACCGTGGAGACCGTGATGATGCCCTCCACCTTCTCCCAGTGCCGCGCGGCCTGCATCCGGCCCCGCATGCGGACCAGATTGAACAGCATCAAGCCAAACAGCAGCGCCGAGATGCCGGCGGCAATCTGCGTCCACATCAATCCTTGGGCATTCAGCATCTGATTTCCTGCTCTCCGATGGCGACTGCCATTGGTCGCGGCGAGGGAGCGATGCGTTCACGGTAACTGCCGTCTTTTTCGGAAATCGTGCAGCCGCTGTCGCCGCCAAGGGGTGAGGCGCACTTCTTTTCACTTTTTAGTTTTCGGGGGTACGCCTACCCCGCGCCCGCGCGCTTCTTCTGCCAGACCAGATGCACCGCGCAGGTGCAGCCGGGCGGATGCGAGGCGAGATCCTCAAGTGTCTCGTCGTTCGCGGGCGTTGCTGCAAACGCCTTGTCGGCCGCCGGCTGTGTCGGGATGTAGTTCAGCACCGGCGCGAGCCAGCGCTCGGTCTCGGCCACACTCATGCCCTTGCGCGCGGCATAGTCCTCGACCTGGTCGCGCTCGATCTTGCCGACGCCGAAATAATAGCTCTCGGGGCTGGCGAAATAGAGCCCTGATACGGATGAGCCCGGCCACATCGCAAAGCTCTCGGTGAGCTTCACGCCGGCGGTGGCTTCCGCGTCGAGCAGCTCGAACAGCGTCGCCTTCTCGGTGTGATCGGGCTGCGCGGGATAGCCGGGCGCGGGGCGGATGCCCTGATATTTTTCGAGGATCAGATCGTCATGTGAAAGCGCCTCGTCCGGCGCATAGGCCCAGAACTCGCGGCGCACGCGAGCATGCATGCGCTCGGCGAAGGCTTCGGCCAGGCGGTCGGCCAGCGCCTTGCACAGGATTGAGGAGTAGTCGTCGTTTGCCATCTTGAAGCGATCGGCGACCGCGTCCTCGCCGATGCCGGCGGTTACGACGAAGCCGCCGACATAGTCGGGCACGCCCGCGGGCGCGACGAAGTCGGCGAGCGCGGCGTTGAAACGGCCCTCGCGCTTCTCGAGCTGCTGGCGCAACGTGTGCAGCGTCGCGATGCTCTTGGTGCGGCTGTCGTCGGCATAGAGCTCGATGTCGTCGCCCTGCGCGTTCGCCGGCCAGAAGCCGATCGTGGCGCGCGCTCGGAACCATTTTTGCTTGACGATGGTATCGAGCATCTTGCGGGCGTCGTCATAGAGCGAGCGCGCGACTTCGCCGACCTTGGCGTCGTCGAGGATCGCGGGGAAGCGTCCCGCGAGCTCCCAGGTCTGGAAGAACGGTGTCCAGTCGATATAGGGCACGAGCTCGGCGAGGTCGTAGTCGTCAAAGCTCCTGGTGCCGAGGAAGGTCGGCTTCACCGGCTTGTCGGCGGCGAAGTCGATCCGCACGCGGTTCTTGCGCGCGTCGGCCAGCTTCAGCCGCTTCTTGTCGGCCTGCGCGCGCAGATGCGCCGCTGAGATCTTGGCGTATTCGGCGCGCACCTCGGCGGCGTAGGCGTCGCGCTTCTCGAGCGAGAGCAGGGAAGACGCAACGCCGACGGCGCGGCTGGCGTCGTTGACGTGCACCACGGGGCCGGCCCGATAGCTCGGGTCGATCTTCACGGCGGTATGCACGCGGCTCGTGGTGGCGCCGCCGATCAGCAGCGGCAGCTTGAGGCCTTCGCGCTGCAATTCGCCGGCGAAGAATGCCATCTCGTCGAGCGAGGGCGTGATCAGGCCGGACAGCCCGACGATGTCGGCCTTCTCTTTCTTCACGGTCTCGACGATCTTGGCCGCCGGTACCATCACGCCGAGGTCGATCACCTCGTAATTGTTGCACTGGAGCACGATGCCGACGATATTCTTGCCGATGTCGTGGACGTCGCCCTTCACGGTCGCGAGCACGATCTTGCCGGCGGAGGAGGAGCCTTCAGCGCCGATGCCGTTGGCGAGATTGCGCGCCTTCTCCTCTTCCATGAACGGCATCAGCCAGGCCACTGCCTGCTTCATGACGCGCGCGGACTTCACCACCTGCGGCAAAAACATCTTGCCGTCGCCGAAGAGGTCCCCGACCACGTTCATGCCGGCCATCAGCGGTCCCTCGATCACATCGAGCGGGCGCGAGGAGGCCTTGCGGGCTTCTTCGGTATCCTGCTCGATGAACTCGGTGATGCCGTGAACCAGCGAATGCGACAGCCGCTTCTCGACCGGCCATTCGCGCCAGGCGAGGTCGGCTTCCTTGCTTTCCGTCTTCTTGCCGCGGAATTTCTCCGCGAGCGCCAGCAGGCGTTCGGACGCACCCGGGTCGCGGTTGAGGATGACGTCCTCGCAAGTCTGGCGCAGCTCCGGATCGATGTCGTCATAGACGATCATCTGCCCGGCATTGACGATGCCCATGTCCATGCCCGCCTTGATGGCGTGATACAGGAACACCGAGTGCATGGCCTCGCGCACCGGCTCGTTGC
Encoded proteins:
- a CDS encoding MBOAT family protein, translating into MTFTSLQFGIFVAVVFGAYYLPPLRRFQVQLLVLASLVFYGSGQPELLPLLLVAVLGTYLCLVLAFDNRAVWMPAGIVFNLGLLAFFKYKLLFIDPAAVHPTGVTPLDVLLRLPLPVGISFFVFHNISLLVDLTREKRPPPLRDVFLYIIFFPQLVSGPITRAGQFMPQIVPKRLTEVDVVAAAKWILMGFFFKLYVANNLNEMTSYMDYPLYETVATPDRWLLVFLYSYQIYADFFGYSAIALGLALLFGYRLPVNFNLPYISVSFSEFWTRWHISLSTWLRTYLYIPLGGNRNGPARTCLNLMIVMTLGGLWHGASLSYALWGMLHGLLLVIERPFLKLLGDAGPVVRVARMGVVFLCVTMLWIFFKLPNFDHALGYLSGMFSPTDNPNPTKLYRSMALLYALPVLIQHLGIGALTGGRLRRCEPYLYGALAAMTWLEAGPDAAFIYFQF
- the metH gene encoding methionine synthase, which encodes MTLSISPKRTALINAARERILVLDGAMGTMIQNLQFDEAAFRGERFKNFHRDLRGNNDLLILTQPQAIEDIHAAYLRAGADIVATNTFSTTSIAQADYDLTDIVYEMAREGARLAGNAAKRVTAEDGKPRFVAGAIGPTNRTASISPDVSNPGYRAVTFDDLRKSYGEQIRGLIDGGVDLLLVETIFDTLNAKAALYAIAEITEKLGIDMPVMVSGTITDKSGRLLSGQMPEAFWNSVRHAKPVTIGFNCALGAEDLRAHIADIGRVADTLVCAYPNAGLPNEFGQYDETPEYMARLIGEFARDGLVNIVGGCCGTTPEHIAAIAAVVAPHKPRIVPEIAPKLRLSGLEPFVLTDAIPFVNVGERTNVTGSARFRKLITAGDYAAALQVARDQVENGAQIIDVNMDEGLLDSEAAMVTFLNLVAAEPDIARVPVMVDSSKFSVIEAGLKCVQGKPVVNSISMKEGEDKFIFEAKIARRHGAAVVVMAFDEVGQADTFARKTDICKRAYDILVNRVGFPPEDVIFDPNIFAIATGIEEHNNYGVDFIEATRWIRQNLPGAHISGGVSNLSFSFRGNEPVREAMHSVFLYHAIKAGMDMGIVNAGQMIVYDDIDPELRQTCEDVILNRDPGASERLLALAEKFRGKKTESKEADLAWREWPVEKRLSHSLVHGITEFIEQDTEEARKASSRPLDVIEGPLMAGMNVVGDLFGDGKMFLPQVVKSARVMKQAVAWLMPFMEEEKARNLANGIGAEGSSSAGKIVLATVKGDVHDIGKNIVGIVLQCNNYEVIDLGVMVPAAKIVETVKKEKADIVGLSGLITPSLDEMAFFAGELQREGLKLPLLIGGATTSRVHTAVKIDPSYRAGPVVHVNDASRAVGVASSLLSLEKRDAYAAEVRAEYAKISAAHLRAQADKKRLKLADARKNRVRIDFAADKPVKPTFLGTRSFDDYDLAELVPYIDWTPFFQTWELAGRFPAILDDAKVGEVARSLYDDARKMLDTIVKQKWFRARATIGFWPANAQGDDIELYADDSRTKSIATLHTLRQQLEKREGRFNAALADFVAPAGVPDYVGGFVVTAGIGEDAVADRFKMANDDYSSILCKALADRLAEAFAERMHARVRREFWAYAPDEALSHDDLILEKYQGIRPAPGYPAQPDHTEKATLFELLDAEATAGVKLTESFAMWPGSSVSGLYFASPESYYFGVGKIERDQVEDYAARKGMSVAETERWLAPVLNYIPTQPAADKAFAATPANDETLEDLASHPPGCTCAVHLVWQKKRAGAG
- a CDS encoding DUF3592 domain-containing protein, which encodes MLNAQGLMWTQIAAGISALLFGLMLFNLVRMRGRMQAARHWEKVEGIITVSTVDQPATHVSDDQNDAKPIIRYRYRAGGEELESDKVFVGGIAMMTKVLAAKLAGRYPVGAHVDVYVDPKCSAEALLEPAAAQNAAALAAFTIVFGLIAATLTAHSLAGHVLYAANGVPLFAFALPIIVLVGGVFCVAEYVRTRRLASASLRWPTAAGRITHSDVIEEIVEDKGSDDDKSRTSKFQHRYQVDLRYAYEVGKRDFIGTEVNWGGTMMSGLREVAEEAAAKYRPGQNVTVYYDPERPGHAVLEPASREGALGPLIGAAACAIVGGLFLTLLIKVGFA
- a CDS encoding glutathione S-transferase family protein codes for the protein MFLIGQYDSPFVRRVAIALRLYGLAFEHKPWSTFGDADRIARYNPLRRVPTLVLDDGEALIESTVILDYLDELVGPEKAMLPRGGVDRRRHLRICALATGLGDKAVSLLYERVLRKEQLALWVERCEAQIADVLKVLEAERAKVTTPYWLGDRIGHADVAVACVVRFTREAHPRLFDAARYPALTAHADRCEARAPFKEIVQPLAPPKG
- the glpK gene encoding glycerol kinase GlpK, encoding MSFVLAIDQGTTSSRAIVFRGDISIAAKAQAEFPQHFPASGWVEHEPEDIWTSTMMVCREAIEQAGITAKDIAAIGITNQRETTVVWDRATGQAVHRAIVWQDRRTADICAKLKHEGREPLISQKTGLIIDPYFSGTKVAWILDHVPGARARAARGELMFGTVDCYLLWRLTGGKVHATDATNASRTLLFNIHTGQWDDELLEIIGVPRSMLPEVKDSSARFGESTPDLFGGAIAISGIAGDQQAATIGQACFRPGMMKSTYGTGCFALLNTGTTPVVSKNKLLTTIAYQLEGKRTYALEGSIFVAGSAVQWLRDGLGIIKHAAETGPLADQSDSMQSVYLVPAFVGMGAPYWNPRVRGALFGLTRNTGPAELAHAALESVCYQTFDLWAAMRADWPSSEIANVVLRVDGGMTASDWTMQRLADLLDAPVDRPVIQETTALGAAYLAGLNAGVYPEPTKFADNWRLEHRFKPAMSQATRQRKLAGWARAVKGVLASDEGEV